One Leisingera sp. M658 genomic window carries:
- a CDS encoding alpha/beta hydrolase, which yields MELDDAYANGAYIENADSYPPRWAASAEDFRNSLHERARLDIPYGEGARQHFDLFLPEGTPKGVFVFVHGGYWLAFDKSTWSHLARGAMAHGWAVAMPSYDLCPEVRISDITRQVAAAVTRIAAEVAGPIALAGHSAGGHLVARMLDRALLPADVGARIKTVIPISPLSDLRPLLRTTMNQKFQMDSAAAIAESPVDMQDRYPADVTVWVGGEERPAFLDQAIWLVEAWEADHVIAFGKHHFNVIEPLADPESDLVMQIVN from the coding sequence ATGGAATTGGATGATGCCTATGCCAACGGGGCATATATCGAGAATGCGGACAGCTACCCGCCGCGCTGGGCGGCCTCGGCAGAGGATTTCCGCAACAGCCTGCATGAGCGCGCCCGGCTGGACATTCCCTATGGCGAGGGCGCGCGGCAACACTTCGACCTGTTCCTGCCGGAGGGCACGCCCAAGGGCGTGTTTGTCTTTGTCCATGGCGGCTATTGGCTGGCCTTCGACAAAAGCACCTGGTCGCATCTGGCCCGCGGCGCGATGGCGCATGGCTGGGCGGTGGCAATGCCGTCGTATGATCTGTGCCCCGAGGTGCGGATTTCTGATATTACCCGGCAGGTTGCGGCGGCGGTGACCCGGATTGCTGCTGAGGTTGCGGGGCCGATTGCGCTGGCCGGCCATTCGGCGGGCGGCCATCTGGTGGCGCGGATGCTGGACCGCGCGCTGCTGCCGGCAGATGTGGGTGCTCGGATCAAGACGGTGATCCCGATTTCGCCGTTGTCGGATTTGCGCCCCTTGCTGCGCACCACGATGAACCAGAAATTCCAGATGGATTCCGCGGCTGCAATTGCCGAAAGCCCGGTGGACATGCAAGACCGCTACCCCGCAGACGTGACGGTCTGGGTTGGCGGCGAGGAACGCCCGGCGTTTTTGGACCAGGCGATCTGGCTGGTGGAGGCCTGGGAGGCCGATCACGTGATCGCCTTTGGCAAGCATCATTTCAATGTGATCGAGCCGCTGGCGGACCCGGAAAGCGATCTGGTGATGCAGATCGTGAATTGA
- a CDS encoding aminopeptidase P family protein: protein MTSRPEMYRFHNGEKAPLQFAVSEYEARIAGLRKIMAETGVTAAVFTSMHNISYYSGFTYCAFGRPYGMVVTASEAVTISAGIDAGQPWRRSFCDNITYTDWQRDNFWRAIKSVSGAGAVVGFESDHLTLMQKAKLESFLEPSSLVDLYHPTMVQRMGKSAAELDMIRAGAAVADVGGFAIRDAVKEGAREIDVAMAGRDAMELEIAKRFPDAEYRDSWVWFQSGINTDGAHNPVTGRTLQRGDILSLNTFPMISGYYTALERTMFVKEVDAESLRIWEANVAAHELGISLLKPGASCAEITHQINAFFEEQDLLQYRTFGYGHSFGVLSHYYGREAGLELREDIDTVLEPGMVISMEPMLTIADGQPGAGGYREHDILIIHEDGNENITKYPYGPEFNVVG, encoded by the coding sequence ATGACTTCACGTCCTGAAATGTACCGTTTTCACAATGGTGAAAAAGCACCGCTGCAATTTGCCGTCTCCGAATACGAGGCGCGCATTGCCGGCCTGCGCAAGATCATGGCTGAGACTGGCGTAACTGCCGCTGTCTTCACCTCGATGCACAACATCTCGTATTATTCGGGCTTCACCTACTGCGCCTTTGGCCGCCCTTATGGCATGGTGGTGACCGCATCCGAGGCGGTGACCATCTCGGCCGGCATCGACGCGGGCCAGCCCTGGCGCCGGTCGTTCTGCGACAACATCACCTATACCGATTGGCAGCGCGACAACTTCTGGCGTGCAATCAAGTCGGTCAGCGGTGCGGGCGCGGTTGTCGGTTTTGAAAGCGATCACCTGACCCTGATGCAGAAGGCCAAACTGGAGAGCTTCCTGGAGCCGTCCAGCCTGGTTGATCTGTACCACCCCACCATGGTTCAGCGGATGGGCAAGTCGGCTGCGGAGCTGGACATGATCCGCGCAGGTGCCGCGGTGGCAGACGTCGGCGGCTTTGCAATCCGTGACGCAGTCAAGGAAGGCGCGCGCGAGATTGATGTGGCGATGGCCGGCCGGGATGCGATGGAACTGGAGATTGCCAAGCGATTTCCGGATGCCGAATACCGTGACAGCTGGGTCTGGTTCCAGTCCGGCATCAACACCGATGGCGCCCATAACCCGGTGACGGGCCGCACCCTGCAGCGTGGCGATATCCTGTCGCTGAACACCTTCCCGATGATCTCGGGCTATTACACCGCGCTGGAACGGACCATGTTCGTGAAAGAAGTGGATGCCGAGTCGCTGCGGATCTGGGAGGCCAATGTGGCGGCGCATGAGCTGGGCATCTCGCTGCTGAAGCCGGGCGCAAGCTGTGCAGAAATTACCCATCAGATCAACGCCTTCTTTGAAGAGCAGGATCTGCTGCAATACCGCACCTTCGGCTATGGCCACTCCTTTGGTGTGCTGTCCCACTACTATGGCCGCGAGGCCGGGCTGGAGCTGCGCGAGGATATCGATACGGTGCTGGAGCCGGGCATGGTGATCTCGATGGAGCCGATGCTGACCATCGCTGACGGCCAACCCGGTGCCGGCGGCTACCGTGAGCACGACATCCTGATCATTCACGAGGATGGCAACGAGAATATCACCAAATACCCCTATGGGCCGGAGTTCAACGTCGTCGGCTGA